Proteins co-encoded in one Acidobacteriota bacterium genomic window:
- a CDS encoding alpha/beta hydrolase, whose translation MPIFNAAGAEIYYETAGSGAPLVLIPGFASGLWSWFGQKDLEKDLQVISYDPRGIGRSRSEKNAPDLSLDSFAGDVLHILDELAIEKASVLGTSFGGFVALAFALRFPERVDKLILACTTAGGREHVSPDIEILRSFTRNPEYTVGEQIRRFFRPAFTEEFNREQAEIVEKVCRLREENEVDEETYVAQLRTAFAFDVSAQLGHINHEALVITGDRDNLVPMQNSQNLAAKLPNATLRVIKDGSHMIFVENAMEFNKLVVDFLVTTDNL comes from the coding sequence ATGCCTATTTTCAATGCCGCCGGTGCGGAAATATATTATGAGACCGCTGGTTCGGGAGCTCCCCTCGTTCTGATCCCGGGATTTGCCTCGGGTCTTTGGAGTTGGTTCGGGCAGAAAGATCTCGAAAAAGATCTACAGGTAATTAGTTACGATCCACGCGGTATCGGGAGGTCAAGATCGGAAAAAAACGCACCGGATCTTTCTCTTGATTCCTTTGCTGGCGATGTTCTGCATATTTTAGACGAACTGGCGATCGAAAAGGCAAGTGTTCTGGGTACAAGCTTCGGTGGTTTTGTTGCTTTGGCTTTCGCATTGCGGTTTCCCGAGCGCGTCGATAAGCTGATCCTCGCCTGCACCACGGCGGGCGGGCGCGAGCATGTGAGCCCGGATATCGAGATCCTACGGTCGTTCACACGAAATCCGGAATACACTGTCGGTGAGCAGATCAGGCGATTTTTTCGCCCTGCATTTACCGAGGAATTCAATAGGGAACAAGCCGAGATCGTTGAAAAGGTATGCCGCCTTCGCGAGGAGAATGAGGTAGACGAAGAAACCTACGTCGCTCAGCTTCGCACTGCGTTTGCGTTCGATGTCTCCGCACAGCTCGGTCATATAAATCACGAGGCACTTGTGATAACGGGTGACCGCGATAATCTGGTCCCGATGCAGAACTCCCAGAATCTGGCTGCAAAATTGCCGAATGCGACGTTGAGAGTCATTAAAGACGGAAGCCACATGATCTTTGTCGAAAATGCCATGGAATTCAACAAACTAGTCGTCGATTTTTTGGTGACGACTGACAACCTATAA
- a CDS encoding ketoacyl-ACP synthase III: MRDARIIGTGIYVPERILTNADLSLNLGVDIDEFVTNVVGIRERHIAADDESAADLATMAAEAALQDAGILAADVDLILLATDTPEYISPATSVVVQERIGAVNAGTFDINCACAGFVTTLDAAFKYIIADATYKNILVIGCYAMSKFIDWKDKKTSTLFADGAGAFVLKAVDGEQHFLASKLVADGSYHNFMGIFAGGTKEPITEGVLAENNFNRLRFAKKYPPEVNIIGWPKIVDEVLAKASLKRDEVDVFLWTQVNLSTIKLVMDEMNIPWEKTHTIMDKWGYTGSACIPMVFNDALAAGNIKRGDTVVLCASGGGLNMACLAMRY, translated from the coding sequence ATGCGCGACGCTCGAATAATCGGAACTGGGATATACGTTCCCGAGAGAATATTGACCAACGCCGATCTGAGTTTGAATCTCGGTGTTGATATCGATGAGTTTGTAACGAACGTCGTCGGCATTCGCGAGCGGCATATTGCAGCGGACGATGAGAGTGCGGCCGATCTCGCGACCATGGCCGCTGAAGCCGCACTGCAGGACGCGGGCATCTTGGCTGCTGATGTCGATCTAATATTACTTGCGACAGATACACCGGAGTATATTTCGCCGGCGACCTCGGTTGTCGTGCAAGAACGCATCGGAGCTGTAAACGCAGGGACATTCGACATTAACTGTGCGTGTGCGGGATTTGTAACCACACTCGATGCAGCGTTTAAGTACATCATTGCCGATGCGACCTACAAAAATATTCTCGTGATCGGCTGCTATGCGATGAGCAAATTCATCGACTGGAAGGATAAGAAAACCTCAACGCTTTTTGCCGATGGGGCGGGAGCTTTTGTTTTGAAAGCGGTCGACGGCGAGCAGCATTTTCTCGCATCAAAACTTGTCGCCGACGGTAGCTATCACAACTTTATGGGAATCTTTGCTGGCGGGACAAAGGAGCCCATTACCGAGGGGGTTCTCGCCGAAAATAACTTTAACCGTCTCCGCTTCGCTAAAAAATATCCGCCCGAGGTCAACATTATAGGATGGCCAAAGATCGTTGATGAGGTTCTCGCCAAAGCCAGCCTAAAGCGTGACGAGGTTGATGTTTTTCTTTGGACTCAGGTCAATCTTTCCACGATCAAGCTTGTCATGGACGAGATGAATATCCCCTGGGAAAAAACGCACACGATCATGGACAAATGGGGCTACACGGGCTCGGCCTGCATTCCTATGGTCTTTAACGACGCTCTCGCGGCAGGTAATATAAAACGCGGCGACACTGTCGTTCTTTGTGCCTCAGGCGGTGGGCTGAATATGGCCTGTTTGGCAATGCGATACTAG
- a CDS encoding long-chain fatty acid--CoA ligase, with product MDFKNIYSLFRAQTAKYGDRPVFFTHVEKGWESQTWEEFEDKVHDLACALLAKELTKGASVAILAGNIPEWTICDIATIAAGGVGVGIYPTSSAEQCEYVIDHSDAEFVVVDSAEQLKKLAGLELPTVREIFVVNAAGLEGTLPTGRVSAFSDALAFGSARRREFLPQIKEIGGNADADETAIMVYTSGTTGKPKGAMLSHKYILNSVESLRRAVPIFETDIALSYLPGCHVAERISGIYNRLYNGTPAYFINDLSKLYEQMLDVKPTVFASLPRFFEKIHASVIAKKGEADVSEQDLKDAFGGRVRLLTSGGAPLPPEIAEFYRSRGLPILQAYGLTENICVAFNTVDANKFGTVGRPMPMCEVKIAADREILVKSEMMFSGYYKEPERTSEMFDANRWLRTGDLGGVDEDGFLQITGRKKEIIVLSSGKNVAPALVENYVKESHLISHCFLYGDGRSYCVALITVNLAEAAFATDLNVSIEEAVARANARVSSSERIKNYVVLDHDFSAERDEITPTMKLKRAVVARNYKAILENLYE from the coding sequence ATGGATTTTAAGAATATCTACAGCCTATTCCGTGCACAAACCGCAAAATACGGTGATAGACCCGTGTTTTTCACGCACGTTGAAAAAGGCTGGGAATCGCAGACCTGGGAAGAATTTGAGGATAAAGTTCACGATCTCGCCTGTGCTTTACTCGCGAAAGAGTTGACAAAAGGTGCAAGCGTTGCGATTCTCGCGGGGAATATTCCTGAGTGGACGATCTGCGATATTGCAACGATTGCGGCGGGTGGAGTTGGCGTTGGGATCTATCCGACAAGTTCGGCTGAACAGTGTGAATATGTGATCGATCATTCCGACGCGGAATTTGTTGTGGTCGATTCGGCTGAGCAACTTAAGAAGCTTGCAGGCCTCGAATTGCCGACGGTTCGCGAGATATTTGTTGTAAATGCTGCAGGTTTAGAGGGCACACTCCCTACCGGTCGTGTTTCGGCGTTTTCCGATGCTCTAGCTTTTGGTAGCGCTCGGCGACGGGAATTTCTGCCGCAGATTAAAGAGATCGGCGGAAATGCCGACGCGGACGAGACGGCGATAATGGTCTATACGTCTGGAACGACGGGCAAGCCCAAAGGTGCGATGCTTTCGCATAAATATATTCTGAACAGCGTCGAATCGCTTCGGCGTGCGGTTCCGATATTTGAGACCGATATCGCGCTTTCATACCTTCCCGGCTGCCACGTGGCTGAGAGAATTTCTGGCATCTACAATCGTTTGTATAACGGAACTCCGGCGTATTTTATCAACGATCTGAGTAAGCTCTACGAGCAAATGCTCGATGTGAAGCCGACGGTTTTTGCTTCGCTGCCGAGGTTTTTCGAGAAAATTCACGCTAGTGTTATTGCGAAGAAGGGTGAGGCGGACGTCAGTGAACAGGATCTGAAGGATGCCTTCGGCGGACGCGTGCGGTTGCTTACGTCCGGCGGGGCTCCGCTGCCGCCCGAGATCGCGGAATTTTACCGCAGCCGCGGGCTTCCGATCCTGCAGGCGTATGGACTTACCGAAAATATCTGCGTCGCATTCAACACGGTCGATGCCAATAAATTTGGCACTGTGGGCCGGCCGATGCCGATGTGCGAGGTTAAGATCGCAGCAGACCGCGAGATACTGGTGAAAAGCGAGATGATGTTTTCGGGGTATTATAAAGAGCCCGAACGAACGTCCGAGATGTTCGACGCTAATAGATGGCTAAGAACCGGAGACTTAGGGGGCGTAGACGAAGACGGTTTTCTGCAGATAACCGGACGCAAAAAAGAGATCATAGTACTGTCGAGCGGAAAGAATGTTGCGCCTGCACTCGTCGAAAACTACGTCAAGGAATCGCACCTGATCAGCCACTGTTTTCTCTACGGCGACGGGCGAAGTTATTGCGTGGCACTGATTACGGTTAATCTGGCGGAAGCAGCTTTCGCCACTGATCTTAATGTGTCAATTGAAGAAGCTGTGGCCAGAGCAAACGCACGTGTATCGAGTTCTGAGCGGATCAAGAATTACGTCGTCCTGGACCATGATTTTTCTGCTGAACGTGATGAGATAACTCCGACGATGAAGCTCAAACGAGCTGTCGTCGCCCGCAACTATAAGGCTATTTTGGAGAATTTGTATGAATAG
- a CDS encoding alpha/beta fold hydrolase has product MNRKIGRINILALFIVLLSAAVFAQTPEKTATVFGAKINYLEAGDPAKPTVILLHGLGGSTANWSMNVAALSQNYHVIALDQVGFGKSDKPFLKYRVGTYVDFLDKFMSELKIESASLVGNSMGGWVAALTAIKYPNRVNKIVLADAAGIVPPNFGESQVYQLNNSTRDEIRANMKLIFANPALQNNEALVDQFMTARVTSNDGGTINSIIESIKRKEDFLNGRLGEIRKPTLIIWGKQDGLLPVADAYTFNKGIAGSEILIFDACGHAPQFEKAADFNKAVLEFLGKK; this is encoded by the coding sequence ATGAATAGGAAGATCGGTCGGATAAATATATTAGCCCTGTTTATCGTTTTGCTATCGGCAGCTGTTTTCGCGCAAACGCCCGAAAAAACAGCAACTGTTTTCGGAGCCAAGATCAATTATCTCGAGGCCGGTGACCCGGCGAAACCAACCGTAATTCTGCTGCACGGCCTTGGGGGCTCCACGGCGAACTGGTCGATGAACGTCGCGGCCCTTTCACAGAATTATCACGTGATCGCGCTTGATCAGGTTGGCTTCGGAAAATCGGACAAACCGTTTCTGAAATACCGGGTTGGGACTTACGTAGATTTTCTCGATAAATTCATGTCCGAGTTGAAGATCGAGAGTGCTTCGCTAGTCGGTAACTCGATGGGCGGCTGGGTAGCGGCGCTGACAGCGATAAAGTACCCAAATCGCGTCAATAAAATAGTCCTCGCTGACGCAGCCGGCATCGTGCCGCCAAACTTTGGCGAGTCTCAGGTCTACCAACTGAATAACTCGACCCGTGATGAGATCCGGGCGAATATGAAGCTGATCTTCGCGAACCCTGCACTGCAGAATAACGAGGCTTTGGTGGATCAATTTATGACCGCTCGCGTCACTTCAAATGACGGCGGCACGATCAACAGCATCATCGAATCAATTAAACGAAAAGAAGATTTCCTCAACGGCCGGCTTGGCGAGATCAGAAAACCAACACTGATCATCTGGGGTAAACAGGATGGTTTGCTACCCGTTGCGGACGCCTACACCTTTAATAAAGGGATCGCGGGTTCTGAGATCTTGATCTTTGACGCTTGCGGACACGCACCGCAATTCGAAAAAGCGGCAGATTTTAACAAAGCGGTGCTTGAATTTTTAGGAAAGAAATAG
- a CDS encoding MaoC family dehydratase, with product MKIGDSLSNSREVTAELIEKFADVSGDYNPIHLDEEFASKTRFGKRIAHGMLSGAFISAILGNEYAGSTVIYLSQTLKFTAPVFIGDMVTTTSTVTNIREDKNIVTLENICTNQNGETLVQGESKIMILN from the coding sequence ATGAAAATCGGAGACAGTCTATCAAACTCCCGCGAGGTCACTGCTGAATTGATAGAAAAATTTGCTGATGTTTCGGGTGATTACAATCCTATTCACCTTGATGAGGAGTTTGCGTCAAAGACGCGATTTGGCAAGCGGATCGCTCACGGGATGCTGAGCGGGGCCTTCATTTCAGCGATCCTCGGCAACGAATACGCGGGAAGCACGGTGATCTATCTGTCACAGACGCTGAAATTCACAGCGCCTGTCTTTATCGGCGATATGGTCACGACGACGTCCACTGTCACGAATATTCGTGAGGATAAAAATATCGTCACGCTTGAGAACATCTGCACTAATCAAAACGGCGAAACGCTTGTCCAGGGCGAGTCCAAGATCATGATCCTAAACTAA
- a CDS encoding MFS transporter, which produces MDEKTEKTPLYSWYALALLMVIYVLNFLDRTIIYILFPLIKKEMAFSDTQLALLGTTSFVIFYTILGIPFGRFADRGSRSKIIAIGVIIWSVFSGLTAFANDFWTLFACRVMVGVGEATLGPAAISLLADYFPPARRATVTSIYSMGIAIGAGSAALLGGSLSQFGWRTAFMLVGFPGAIFGVLALFLREPARSSPVGSNDVNYSSTDWKRLLTNPVFILLCVGYSLFGLATNSMSIWGAVFISRVHTVDIPTYGFWAGVMTLAAGIPATLFAGATADWFKTKGYGRMMFGIILCLVSVPLWLVVLFSDSFSLIIPAGFLLLATALGWVGAAAADVTEIAGINLRGLGIAIFFFTVNIASYLIGSNLIGILSDRFGSTVDPAMMRYALLACPAACLAGAVCLWVATRKTRISQ; this is translated from the coding sequence ATGGACGAGAAGACCGAGAAAACACCGCTCTACTCCTGGTACGCCCTGGCGTTGCTAATGGTTATCTATGTTCTCAACTTCCTCGACCGAACGATAATTTACATTCTCTTTCCTCTGATAAAGAAAGAAATGGCGTTTAGTGATACGCAGCTTGCTCTGCTGGGAACAACGTCATTCGTGATCTTTTACACGATCCTTGGGATTCCGTTCGGGCGATTTGCTGATCGCGGTTCGCGGAGCAAGATCATCGCGATCGGCGTCATAATTTGGAGCGTTTTCTCGGGATTGACAGCGTTTGCCAACGATTTCTGGACGCTTTTTGCTTGCCGCGTTATGGTGGGTGTCGGAGAGGCGACGCTTGGCCCGGCGGCGATCTCGCTGCTCGCTGACTATTTTCCGCCCGCCCGCCGAGCGACAGTTACCAGCATTTATTCAATGGGTATCGCGATCGGAGCGGGCTCGGCGGCCCTTCTTGGGGGCAGTTTGAGCCAATTTGGTTGGCGTACTGCATTCATGCTGGTCGGATTTCCCGGAGCGATCTTTGGCGTCTTGGCGTTGTTTCTTCGTGAGCCCGCTCGAAGCTCTCCGGTTGGGTCAAATGACGTCAATTACTCGAGCACGGACTGGAAACGGCTGCTAACCAATCCCGTCTTTATTTTGCTCTGTGTTGGCTACTCGCTCTTTGGCCTTGCGACGAACAGCATGTCGATCTGGGGAGCTGTTTTTATATCCCGCGTTCATACGGTTGATATCCCGACCTACGGATTCTGGGCAGGGGTGATGACGCTGGCAGCGGGAATCCCTGCGACATTGTTTGCCGGAGCTACGGCCGATTGGTTCAAAACAAAAGGGTATGGAAGAATGATGTTTGGCATCATTCTTTGTCTCGTTTCGGTTCCTTTGTGGCTGGTCGTACTCTTTTCGGATAGTTTTTCGCTGATAATACCTGCCGGATTTTTGCTGCTTGCAACCGCCCTTGGCTGGGTTGGAGCGGCAGCGGCGGATGTTACCGAGATCGCTGGGATCAACCTTCGGGGGCTTGGTATCGCGATATTCTTCTTCACCGTCAACATTGCTTCATACCTAATCGGTTCTAACCTTATCGGGATCCTAAGCGATCGTTTCGGCTCGACCGTGGATCCGGCAATGATGCGTTATGCATTGCTTGCCTGTCCGGCCGCTTGCCTCGCCGGAGCCGTTTGCCTCTGGGTCGCGACCCGTAAAACCAGAATCTCACAGTAG
- a CDS encoding long-chain fatty acid--CoA ligase, which yields MIAENLIGFENIPQTIPHYCFESFARHNKRDALAFKVNDVWTYLNGNEVVERVKRIAMGLAALGVKAGDRVAIISENRPEWSFVDLAILSLRAVNVPIYTTQAVEQIRYILENSGAKMLFISGKKLWKHAENAIQSVEQLEKLVFFDADGMPEGNSRATSLSELENRGVEHAKIDSDAVENSLAEIRASDLATIIYTSGTTGEPKGVMLTHENFVSNIVAISKGLPIKSTDRSLAVLPLSHIFERTVFYVLCSNGVSIHYCAAFDQLASHLQEVKPTIMTAVPRLFEQVYHKIVKKGKAAGGWKTKLFNWALVVGQEYWEAKDMHRSVSPILAARHALADRLVFSKWRDGVGGSLRFFVSGGAPLSKKLSYAFWAAGIPILQGYGMTEACVTCANRPEDSKVGSIGTPFEGVEMKIAEKDGEVLIRGKNVMKGYYQNEEATVAAIDEEGFYHTGDVGYVDHDGHFYITDRLKDLFKLSNGKYVAPLQVESLLKQSPLISQPLVVGSGRKQVGALVVPDWDALKEEMAAEGYDVKRSREELCEDPHFVKRIQKDAVDLTRELSDYERVKRVYLLPREFSIDKGEMTPTLKIKRSVIDEKYSEAIDEICGS from the coding sequence ATGATCGCTGAAAACCTCATCGGGTTCGAAAATATTCCGCAGACGATTCCGCATTATTGCTTTGAATCGTTCGCCCGCCACAATAAGCGCGATGCTCTCGCGTTCAAGGTCAATGACGTCTGGACATATCTCAACGGTAACGAGGTGGTCGAGCGCGTAAAACGGATCGCGATGGGTTTGGCTGCTCTTGGCGTGAAGGCTGGCGATCGTGTTGCGATCATCTCCGAAAATCGGCCTGAGTGGTCTTTCGTCGATCTCGCCATCTTGAGCCTGCGTGCGGTAAACGTTCCGATATATACGACTCAGGCGGTCGAGCAGATCCGCTATATCCTTGAAAACTCGGGCGCCAAGATGCTTTTCATCTCGGGCAAGAAGCTATGGAAGCATGCCGAAAACGCGATCCAGAGTGTTGAGCAGCTTGAAAAACTGGTCTTTTTCGACGCTGACGGAATGCCGGAAGGGAACAGCCGGGCGACCTCGCTTAGTGAACTGGAGAACCGAGGAGTCGAGCATGCGAAGATCGACTCCGATGCGGTCGAGAATTCCCTCGCCGAGATCCGGGCATCGGACCTTGCGACCATAATCTACACTTCCGGAACGACCGGCGAACCGAAGGGCGTGATGCTGACGCACGAGAATTTTGTCTCGAACATCGTCGCTATTTCGAAGGGCTTGCCGATCAAGTCAACCGATCGGAGTCTTGCGGTTCTTCCGCTCTCGCATATTTTCGAACGAACCGTCTTCTACGTCCTTTGCTCGAACGGCGTTTCTATCCATTACTGTGCCGCTTTCGATCAACTCGCCTCGCATTTACAGGAAGTGAAACCGACGATCATGACCGCCGTGCCGCGGCTTTTTGAGCAGGTTTACCATAAGATCGTTAAGAAGGGTAAGGCGGCTGGCGGGTGGAAAACCAAGCTTTTTAACTGGGCTTTGGTGGTCGGTCAGGAGTATTGGGAAGCCAAAGATATGCACAGATCGGTCTCGCCGATACTGGCTGCACGGCATGCTCTGGCGGACCGTCTGGTCTTCTCTAAATGGCGTGACGGCGTTGGCGGCAGTCTGCGGTTTTTCGTTTCCGGTGGGGCACCGCTCTCCAAGAAATTGAGCTACGCGTTTTGGGCCGCGGGCATTCCGATCCTTCAAGGCTATGGTATGACAGAGGCCTGCGTGACCTGTGCCAATCGGCCTGAGGACAGCAAAGTCGGCTCGATCGGAACTCCATTTGAAGGCGTCGAGATGAAGATCGCCGAGAAAGATGGTGAGGTCCTGATCCGCGGTAAAAACGTGATGAAGGGCTACTATCAAAACGAAGAAGCGACGGTCGCTGCGATCGATGAGGAAGGCTTTTACCATACTGGGGATGTAGGTTACGTTGACCATGACGGGCATTTTTACATCACTGACCGATTGAAGGATCTGTTCAAATTGTCGAACGGCAAATACGTCGCTCCACTGCAGGTTGAGAGCCTGTTAAAGCAGAGCCCGCTCATCTCGCAGCCCCTGGTGGTGGGCTCCGGGCGCAAGCAGGTAGGTGCTCTAGTGGTGCCTGATTGGGATGCCCTGAAGGAAGAAATGGCAGCCGAAGGGTATGATGTTAAGCGTTCCCGCGAGGAGCTTTGCGAGGATCCGCATTTCGTAAAGCGCATCCAAAAAGACGCCGTTGACCTGACCCGCGAACTCTCAGATTACGAGCGTGTGAAACGCGTCTATCTGCTCCCTCGGGAGTTCTCCATCGACAAGGGTGAAATGACCCCGACCCTCAAGATCAAGCGCTCGGTCATCGACGAAAAGTACTCCGAGGCGATCGACGAGATCTGCGGAAGCTAG
- a CDS encoding class I SAM-dependent methyltransferase, with amino-acid sequence MSIRERLQNTYGFLKRKIVPKLRYSQAVYEDVLVSDIPKQATWLDVGCGHHLLPPWRFEQEKELFGKAGMVVGIDVDFPSLLKHKTVSSKVCGVADRLPFRNDFFDAATANMVVEHLDDPQVQFAEINRVLKPGAKFIFHTPNETGYFAVLRRMVPEKIVKKLASLMDGRIEDDVFEIQYKANREDKILALAEKTNFEIEKIKFVSSDAVCAVIPPIAVAELIWIKLLMRRSLRRFRTNLIVTLRKKETA; translated from the coding sequence ATGAGCATCAGAGAGCGTCTTCAAAATACCTACGGATTCCTTAAACGAAAGATCGTTCCGAAATTGCGTTATTCACAAGCGGTTTACGAGGATGTACTTGTTTCCGATATTCCAAAGCAGGCGACCTGGCTGGACGTCGGCTGCGGGCATCATCTGCTGCCGCCGTGGCGGTTCGAGCAGGAAAAAGAACTTTTTGGAAAAGCCGGAATGGTCGTGGGGATCGACGTCGATTTTCCGTCGCTGCTAAAGCATAAGACAGTTTCGAGCAAGGTCTGCGGCGTGGCGGACCGGCTGCCGTTCAGGAATGATTTCTTCGATGCCGCGACGGCAAATATGGTCGTTGAGCATCTCGATGACCCGCAGGTTCAGTTTGCGGAGATCAATCGTGTTTTAAAGCCAGGTGCAAAGTTCATCTTTCACACGCCGAATGAGACCGGCTATTTCGCTGTTTTGCGTCGAATGGTTCCGGAAAAGATCGTCAAAAAGCTCGCGTCGCTGATGGATGGCAGGATCGAAGACGATGTTTTTGAGATCCAGTACAAGGCAAATCGCGAGGACAAGATATTGGCTCTGGCGGAAAAGACGAATTTCGAGATCGAGAAAATAAAGTTTGTCAGCTCTGATGCAGTTTGTGCGGTGATACCGCCGATCGCTGTTGCGGAACTTATTTGGATAAAGCTGCTCATGCGGCGATCGCTGCGGCGTTTTAGAACCAACTTGATCGTGACCCTTAGAAAGAAGGAGACAGCTTAG
- a CDS encoding glycosyltransferase family 2 protein — translation MVKKGEIEPTVTVLITAFNEEDAIREKIENTLRIEYPRDKIEILVASDGSTDRTDEIVKEFGDRGVKLFRKEGRVGKTATQNAAVELASGEIILFSDATTAYRSDVFRTLLPNFADESVGCVAGRLVYVDEMSSNVGKGAQSYWGYETFMKIAESQTCSLIGASGCLYAVRKSAYEPLYPEACSDFLICTSIYRKGLRSVFEPEAVCTEETNRDADHEMKMRVRVISQTFTDLWRNRDMLNPFKSGFFAIELISHKVMRYAVPLILLVAYFACFALAAESVIYSLIFAGQTAFYLLGAIGWLLERAGRRLGVLAMPLYFLLANLASAVAFYKFLRGEIYTRWDPIRGTR, via the coding sequence ATGGTTAAAAAGGGTGAAATAGAGCCAACCGTGACCGTTCTTATCACCGCTTTTAACGAGGAAGATGCGATCCGTGAAAAGATCGAAAACACTCTCAGGATCGAATATCCAAGAGACAAGATCGAGATCCTCGTTGCGTCCGATGGTTCAACGGACCGCACCGATGAGATCGTAAAAGAATTCGGGGATCGAGGTGTAAAACTCTTCAGAAAGGAAGGCCGCGTTGGCAAGACGGCGACGCAGAATGCAGCCGTCGAACTGGCTAGCGGTGAGATAATTCTCTTTTCTGACGCGACGACCGCCTATCGTTCAGATGTATTTAGGACGTTGCTGCCGAATTTTGCCGATGAGAGCGTCGGCTGCGTAGCCGGGCGGTTAGTTTATGTCGACGAAATGAGCAGCAACGTCGGCAAAGGAGCCCAGAGCTACTGGGGCTATGAGACCTTCATGAAGATCGCCGAAAGCCAGACCTGCTCCCTGATCGGTGCGTCCGGCTGCCTCTATGCTGTCCGCAAATCCGCCTACGAGCCGCTCTATCCGGAGGCTTGTTCGGACTTCTTGATCTGCACGAGCATATATCGCAAGGGGCTGCGAAGCGTCTTTGAGCCCGAAGCCGTTTGCACAGAGGAAACGAACCGTGACGCGGATCATGAAATGAAGATGCGTGTCCGCGTAATTTCGCAAACATTTACCGACCTCTGGCGAAATCGCGATATGCTCAATCCGTTCAAGAGCGGTTTTTTTGCGATCGAACTGATCTCGCATAAGGTTATGCGATATGCCGTGCCGCTGATCCTGCTTGTGGCTTATTTTGCGTGTTTTGCTCTGGCTGCGGAGTCGGTCATCTATTCGCTTATATTTGCCGGACAGACGGCATTTTATCTCCTCGGAGCCATCGGCTGGCTGCTCGAGCGCGCTGGCCGTCGTCTGGGCGTGCTCGCCATGCCGCTGTATTTTTTGCTCGCCAATCTCGCTTCGGCCGTCGCCTTTTATAAATTCCTGCGCGGCGAGATCTACACCAGATGGGACCCGATCCGCGGAACCCGATAG
- a CDS encoding glycosyltransferase family 2 protein, giving the protein MPESTQKPRQIRKRVGRNVFDAPPRVSVIITAYNKARYIKETVDSVLAQKYREHEIIVVNDGSDDTDYLERELKMRMEDIIYIRQRHAGEGAARNTGIENARGSIIAFLNAGDLWQPDLLASQNVYLERNGLDLVYCDAAIFGTNSAYRRNFMDRFPSAGEVNSLSLLERRCNVLMSGTVVRKSHIAAAGMFAYENANRPALHLWLRMAKAGARIGYQNKQLVKLRTERDGAEPDALSRLECERNVFENIRRTIELNEEETKIVRRRIAELEAEIAVEQGHSFLRSGDYTEAVMAFRVANRHQHSLKLTAMTWLARVAPKTAMRFSAANHPAGSVYTTPRI; this is encoded by the coding sequence ATGCCGGAATCGACTCAAAAACCCAGACAGATACGCAAACGCGTAGGCCGGAATGTCTTCGACGCTCCGCCGCGCGTATCTGTCATTATCACGGCTTACAATAAGGCGCGATACATCAAGGAAACGGTCGATTCGGTTCTCGCCCAGAAATATCGCGAACACGAGATCATTGTCGTCAATGACGGTTCCGATGATACCGACTATCTTGAGCGCGAACTGAAAATGCGGATGGAGGACATCATCTACATTCGTCAACGCCATGCCGGCGAAGGAGCGGCGCGCAACACCGGGATCGAAAATGCCCGCGGCAGCATCATTGCATTCCTGAATGCCGGTGATCTATGGCAGCCCGATCTTCTTGCCTCGCAGAATGTTTATCTCGAACGTAACGGCCTCGACCTGGTCTATTGCGATGCGGCCATCTTCGGGACGAATTCGGCTTATAGACGCAACTTCATGGACAGATTTCCGTCCGCTGGCGAGGTCAACAGCCTAAGCCTGCTCGAACGCCGCTGCAACGTGCTGATGTCGGGAACTGTGGTACGCAAAAGCCATATCGCTGCTGCCGGAATGTTCGCTTACGAAAACGCTAATAGACCGGCACTTCACCTGTGGCTCAGAATGGCTAAGGCAGGAGCCCGGATCGGATATCAGAACAAACAGCTCGTCAAACTTCGGACGGAGAGGGACGGCGCGGAGCCGGATGCACTTTCCCGCCTTGAGTGCGAAAGGAACGTGTTCGAAAATATTCGCCGCACGATAGAACTGAACGAGGAAGAAACGAAGATCGTCCGCCGTCGAATTGCCGAACTAGAAGCTGAGATCGCCGTCGAACAAGGGCATTCATTCCTGAGGAGCGGCGATTACACCGAAGCGGTCATGGCATTCCGCGTTGCAAACCGCCACCAACACTCTTTGAAACTGACTGCCATGACGTGGCTTGCCCGCGTTGCTCCAAAAACTGCGATGAGATTTTCAGCGGCAAATCACCCCGCCGGCTCGGTATACACGACTCCCCGCATTTGA